In Aquiflexum balticum DSM 16537, a single genomic region encodes these proteins:
- a CDS encoding CocE/NonD family hydrolase: protein MKAFKIIALLLLLTVSGHSWAQEKNILEQLLEIAIVDQKVMMPMRDGVRLATDIYRPKTDNPVPIIFSKTPYNFNSYRDGELVSRTMQTALEAVKRGYAYVVQNERGRFFSEGEWDILGIPITDGYDAFTWMADQTWSNGKIGTIGCSSTAEWQMAVAALNHPAHAAMVPQGYGAGVGRIGKYFEQGNWYRGGAGQMLFTAWLYGTQHDPMAPKLPEGISQEDLLRLQKFYDMAPRYPRVDWKEGLSHLPVQDIIRNVDGPKGIYEEMITRKPNSPEWYEGGLFHDDMDFEKPSFWFVSWYDVSSSPNLALYNHVRENAKDPKVRDNQFLVIAPTLHCSFTRATENTIVGERSMGDARLPYNDMTYAWFDYWLKGESNNVTKEMPKVTYFTMGANKWQYSDTWPPKEAQMVTYFLDSKGNANSRLGDGKLVTSRPGKDNPDTFKYDPMDPVNSYGGNVCCTGNAVQGGSFDQQEMELRKDILVYTSEELTEGVEVSGFIESKLFLSSDVKDTDLTIKLIDVYPDGTAYNLDETIQRVRYREGYEKEVFMESGKVYEVNMTPMSTSNYFEKGHKIRIEVSSSNFPRFDRNMNTGGNNYDETEGVIATNSIHHSRNYPSSVSLPFVKK from the coding sequence ATGAAAGCTTTCAAAATCATAGCATTGCTGTTGCTCCTGACTGTCTCCGGTCATAGTTGGGCACAGGAAAAGAATATCCTAGAACAACTTCTGGAAATCGCCATTGTAGACCAAAAGGTGATGATGCCAATGAGAGATGGAGTCAGATTGGCTACTGATATCTACAGACCAAAAACTGACAATCCTGTACCTATCATCTTTTCAAAGACTCCATATAATTTCAACTCCTACCGGGATGGGGAGTTGGTAAGCAGAACAATGCAAACCGCATTAGAGGCAGTAAAAAGAGGGTATGCTTATGTGGTACAAAATGAACGCGGGAGGTTCTTTTCAGAAGGAGAATGGGATATTTTGGGCATACCCATTACTGACGGCTATGACGCCTTTACCTGGATGGCCGACCAAACCTGGAGTAATGGCAAAATAGGTACGATAGGCTGTTCCTCTACTGCGGAATGGCAAATGGCCGTTGCTGCGCTTAACCATCCTGCACATGCTGCTATGGTGCCCCAGGGATATGGTGCTGGTGTTGGAAGAATTGGAAAATATTTTGAGCAGGGAAACTGGTACCGAGGCGGTGCCGGTCAGATGCTGTTTACGGCATGGCTTTATGGTACACAGCATGACCCCATGGCGCCAAAGCTTCCTGAAGGAATTTCGCAGGAAGATTTATTGAGATTGCAGAAGTTTTATGATATGGCACCTAGATATCCGAGAGTAGACTGGAAAGAGGGTTTAAGTCATTTACCTGTTCAGGATATTATCCGAAATGTAGATGGTCCAAAGGGAATATATGAAGAAATGATCACCCGGAAACCCAATTCTCCGGAGTGGTATGAAGGTGGCCTTTTCCATGATGATATGGATTTTGAGAAACCTTCTTTCTGGTTTGTGTCCTGGTATGATGTTTCATCCAGTCCCAATTTGGCTTTATATAACCATGTCAGAGAAAATGCCAAAGACCCCAAAGTTAGGGACAATCAGTTTCTGGTCATTGCCCCTACCCTGCACTGTTCATTTACACGAGCTACAGAAAATACCATTGTAGGTGAAAGAAGCATGGGAGATGCAAGATTGCCCTACAATGATATGACTTATGCTTGGTTTGACTATTGGCTAAAAGGTGAATCCAACAATGTCACTAAGGAAATGCCAAAGGTTACTTATTTTACCATGGGTGCCAACAAGTGGCAATATTCAGATACCTGGCCACCTAAGGAAGCTCAGATGGTCACCTATTTTTTGGATAGTAAAGGAAATGCCAATTCCAGGCTTGGAGATGGTAAATTGGTCACATCAAGACCCGGTAAAGATAATCCCGATACTTTCAAATACGATCCTATGGACCCGGTGAATTCTTATGGTGGCAACGTTTGCTGTACAGGAAATGCCGTACAGGGAGGTTCATTTGACCAACAGGAGATGGAATTGAGAAAGGATATCTTGGTCTACACTTCAGAAGAATTGACAGAAGGTGTTGAAGTAAGCGGGTTTATTGAGTCTAAGCTTTTTCTTTCTTCTGATGTCAAAGACACTGACCTTACCATCAAACTTATTGATGTCTATCCAGATGGAACAGCCTACAACCTGGATGAAACCATCCAAAGAGTGAGGTATAGAGAAGGATATGAAAAAGAAGTATTTATGGAAAGCGGAAAAGTCTATGAAGTCAATATGACCCCTATGTCAACTTCCAACTATTTTGAAAAAGGCCATAAAATCAGAATTGAAGTATCCTCTTCCAACTTCCCCCGATTTGATAGAAACATGAATACAGGAGGTAATAATTATGATGAAACTGAAGGAGTGATAGCTACCAATTCTATACACCATTCCAGAAACTATCCAAGTAGTGTTAGTTTGCCTTTTGTTAAAAAATAA
- the hrpB gene encoding ATP-dependent helicase HrpB, with the protein MNINPKTFDLPIVEIIDEVKGKLAESNTLIVNAPPGAGKSTLLPLTLLDEPFLKGKKILMLEPRRLAAKTIAWRMADLLGEKTGETIGYRIRFENQISELTRLEVLTEGILTRMLHYDNALENVGLVIFDEFHERNIHADVAMALCREVQQVLRPNLRILVMSATLDMPQLQVLLNAPAIKSEGKIYPVEFHYTGDFDLFLMPEMVANTVINAAKNQLGDILVFLPGQGEIKKTEAILKKHLAEFAIHPLYGQLNPVAQHQALFPNKKGKRKVVLATSIAETSLTIEGVSIVVDCGFGRTSKFNPRTGLSKLETIRISKDSADQRAGRAGRLGPGHCYRMWSSFTQSQMAAYRTPEILEADLAFLVLDMAIWGNKNIKELTWLTPPPLGTVSQAMDLLHEINVLENGKLTAHGEKVHQIPAHPRIAHMLIIAQEMGKAALATDIAALLEERDPLESDIGVDINLRIEGLRRARRENLSIKGFNKIEKVCRQYRKMLKVETDNSTVDAFDTGLLIAYAYPERIASARPGNNAQFQMANGKIAMMGHKDDLADESWIAISHVDARDGIGKIFMASPLDPKDLLPMIKEKRIVKWDKKDGELKTQKNICIGSIILKSVPITDVSKEEVFQAILSELKSEGHLMLNFNDEVQQLQNRVNSLKGWNPDQNWPDFNTAALLENAALWLGPYLDGVKNEEDLFKLDLENILFHFLDFDKQILLEELAPSKIEVPSGSHVKITYHKDAGTPVLAVRLQEVFGWLESPKINNGKQSLLLHLLSPGFKPVQVTSDLKSFWSNAYFEVKKELKRRYPKHFWPEDPLQAKGVKGVKPKSKE; encoded by the coding sequence TTGAACATCAACCCAAAAACATTTGATCTCCCTATCGTGGAAATCATTGATGAGGTAAAAGGGAAACTGGCAGAATCCAATACACTCATAGTCAATGCTCCTCCCGGTGCAGGGAAAAGTACTTTGTTGCCCCTTACCCTATTGGATGAACCATTTTTGAAAGGGAAAAAAATTCTGATGCTCGAACCGAGAAGGTTGGCAGCCAAAACCATAGCCTGGAGAATGGCCGATTTATTGGGAGAAAAAACAGGAGAGACCATCGGATACAGGATCAGGTTTGAAAATCAGATTTCTGAACTGACCCGCTTGGAAGTTCTTACCGAAGGTATACTGACCCGGATGCTTCATTATGACAATGCCTTGGAAAATGTAGGGCTGGTTATTTTTGATGAATTTCATGAGAGGAACATCCATGCGGATGTTGCCATGGCACTTTGCAGGGAAGTACAGCAGGTTTTAAGACCAAATCTGAGGATTTTGGTGATGTCTGCGACTTTGGACATGCCGCAGCTTCAGGTTTTGTTGAATGCACCTGCCATAAAAAGTGAGGGTAAAATTTATCCTGTGGAGTTTCATTATACTGGAGATTTTGATTTGTTTCTAATGCCCGAAATGGTAGCCAACACCGTGATCAATGCAGCTAAAAACCAACTAGGTGATATCTTGGTTTTTTTGCCCGGGCAAGGAGAAATAAAAAAAACAGAGGCAATTTTAAAAAAGCATCTAGCTGAATTCGCCATTCACCCACTTTATGGACAATTGAATCCTGTAGCTCAGCATCAGGCTCTTTTCCCAAATAAAAAGGGTAAAAGAAAGGTGGTTTTGGCCACATCCATAGCTGAGACGAGTCTGACAATTGAAGGAGTTTCTATCGTTGTGGATTGCGGATTTGGGAGAACTTCAAAGTTTAATCCCCGAACAGGCTTATCAAAATTGGAGACCATAAGGATTTCAAAGGATTCAGCTGATCAGAGGGCCGGCAGGGCCGGTCGATTAGGCCCAGGACATTGTTACAGGATGTGGTCATCCTTCACACAGTCACAAATGGCAGCATATAGGACGCCTGAAATTCTGGAAGCTGACCTTGCATTTTTGGTTCTTGATATGGCCATATGGGGAAATAAAAATATCAAAGAGCTGACTTGGCTTACTCCCCCACCATTGGGAACCGTTTCTCAAGCAATGGACTTGTTGCATGAAATCAACGTCCTGGAAAATGGGAAATTAACCGCCCATGGTGAAAAGGTTCATCAGATTCCTGCCCATCCAAGAATAGCACATATGCTGATTATAGCGCAAGAAATGGGGAAAGCAGCATTAGCGACCGATATAGCGGCTCTTTTGGAAGAAAGAGATCCATTAGAATCGGACATAGGCGTCGACATCAATTTGAGAATTGAAGGGCTTAGAAGAGCAAGAAGGGAAAATCTATCTATAAAAGGATTCAATAAAATTGAAAAGGTTTGTAGACAATATAGGAAAATGTTAAAAGTCGAGACGGACAACAGTACTGTAGATGCATTTGATACAGGATTGCTGATTGCTTATGCTTACCCTGAGAGAATCGCAAGTGCAAGGCCGGGTAATAATGCACAGTTTCAGATGGCAAACGGAAAGATTGCCATGATGGGTCATAAGGATGACCTGGCTGATGAATCCTGGATTGCGATATCACACGTGGATGCAAGAGATGGAATTGGGAAGATTTTTATGGCTTCTCCTTTGGACCCTAAGGATTTACTGCCCATGATAAAGGAAAAAAGAATCGTAAAATGGGACAAAAAAGATGGTGAATTAAAAACCCAAAAAAACATCTGTATTGGATCAATAATACTCAAATCAGTTCCCATAACTGATGTTTCTAAAGAAGAAGTTTTTCAGGCAATTTTATCAGAATTAAAATCAGAAGGTCATCTGATGTTGAATTTCAATGATGAGGTACAGCAACTTCAAAACAGGGTCAATTCCTTAAAGGGATGGAATCCAGACCAGAATTGGCCTGATTTCAATACAGCTGCACTTTTGGAAAATGCAGCGCTTTGGCTCGGCCCATACCTTGATGGTGTCAAAAATGAGGAGGACTTGTTTAAACTTGATCTGGAAAATATTCTTTTTCATTTCCTTGATTTTGATAAACAAATATTACTGGAAGAACTTGCCCCTTCGAAAATTGAAGTGCCAAGTGGAAGTCATGTCAAAATAACTTACCACAAAGATGCAGGTACTCCGGTATTGGCCGTTAGGCTTCAGGAAGTGTTTGGTTGGTTGGAAAGCCCAAAAATCAACAATGGCAAACAGTCCCTGTTACTGCATCTGTTGTCCCCGGGTTTTAAACCGGTTCAAGTGACTTCAGATTTGAAAAGTTTTTGGTCCAATGCCTATTTTGAAGTAAAAAAGGAATTAAAAAGAAGGTATCCAAAACATTTTTGGCCTGAAGATCCATTACAGGCCAAAGGAGTGAAGGGAGTCAAACCAAAATCAAAGGAATAA
- a CDS encoding esterase/lipase family protein translates to MMDKFEIIDFKALDGFPLNLWHFKSNNPPTKGPVLLVHGAGVRANIFNAPTDKNIIQFLAEDGYDVWLENWRASIDLEPNEWDLDVVAKNDHPAAVKKIVELTGYKEIKAIIHCQGSTSFMISVSMGLVPEVKTIISNAVSLHPVVPKWSVFKLKFLVPIVNTLFDYLNPQWGMEAPDFKTKILRKLVKVTHPEDDTMVGKFVSFTYGSGFPALWLLKNLNDETKEWIQHEFAEVPLSFFKHIRACINKGVLVPKNKKNGTSYAPEDFNTDARIALFGGIKNLCFLPESQKNTFEYLERLDPGVHRLYLLEEYSHLDVFFGKNSHIDVFPLMIAELNKP, encoded by the coding sequence ATGATGGATAAATTTGAAATTATAGACTTTAAAGCATTGGATGGATTTCCATTGAATCTTTGGCATTTCAAATCCAATAATCCTCCTACCAAAGGACCGGTTTTATTGGTGCATGGGGCAGGGGTTAGGGCAAATATTTTTAATGCCCCAACTGATAAAAATATCATTCAGTTCTTGGCAGAAGATGGATATGACGTCTGGCTGGAAAACTGGAGAGCAAGCATTGATTTGGAACCCAATGAATGGGACTTGGATGTGGTAGCTAAAAATGACCATCCTGCAGCCGTCAAAAAAATCGTGGAATTGACAGGGTATAAGGAAATCAAAGCTATCATTCATTGTCAGGGTAGTACCAGTTTTATGATTTCTGTTTCTATGGGATTGGTACCCGAAGTCAAAACCATCATCAGTAATGCCGTTTCTCTTCATCCAGTTGTTCCAAAATGGTCGGTATTTAAATTGAAATTCTTGGTACCTATTGTAAATACATTGTTTGATTACCTCAATCCCCAATGGGGCATGGAAGCACCTGATTTTAAAACCAAAATACTTAGGAAACTGGTGAAAGTTACACATCCTGAGGATGATACAATGGTAGGGAAATTTGTCAGCTTTACCTATGGATCAGGTTTTCCGGCATTATGGCTTTTGAAGAATTTAAATGATGAAACCAAAGAATGGATTCAGCATGAGTTTGCGGAAGTTCCTTTGTCATTTTTTAAGCATATCAGGGCATGTATAAACAAAGGTGTTTTGGTTCCAAAAAATAAAAAAAACGGGACTTCTTATGCCCCTGAAGATTTCAATACCGATGCAAGAATTGCTCTGTTCGGAGGGATAAAAAACCTTTGTTTTCTCCCTGAAAGTCAAAAAAACACTTTTGAGTACTTAGAGAGGTTGGATCCTGGAGTCCACCGGTTGTATCTATTGGAAGAGTATAGCCATTTGGATGTGTTTTTTGGCAAAAATTCCCATATAGATGTATTTCCGCTTATGATTGCTGAACTAAACAAGCCTTAA
- a CDS encoding patatin: MKKNLTLIVVSISVITIISGLFQVFIPAFVLKIIGAEVLPISNHLFGIVGMFMALFGSLMLHTIYSTQTSTIVVFWCAMQKLGAFVAVGIGVLSGLFSWLASGVAIFDLFSGLLFLYYIKTLNPK, encoded by the coding sequence ATGAAAAAAAACCTAACGCTCATCGTAGTTTCCATTTCTGTCATTACCATCATATCTGGCCTTTTTCAGGTTTTTATACCTGCATTTGTTCTGAAAATAATTGGGGCAGAGGTATTACCAATTTCAAACCACTTATTTGGCATTGTTGGGATGTTTATGGCATTGTTCGGAAGTTTGATGCTGCATACAATTTACAGTACTCAAACTAGCACCATTGTGGTTTTTTGGTGTGCCATGCAAAAACTTGGGGCATTTGTAGCTGTTGGAATTGGGGTTCTTAGTGGCTTGTTCTCCTGGTTAGCTTCCGGTGTAGCTATTTTCGACCTTTTCTCAGGCTTATTGTTTCTATATTATATTAAAACCCTTAATCCCAAATGA
- a CDS encoding patatin-like phospholipase family protein, with the protein MKIKRSLILAGGGLRVAYQAGVLMALQEEGIEFDHLDGTSGGIFNAGMLASGLEPKEIAKRWRSLKLMNFVSGKNAKSYLRPFKMKGFADADNIRTKVFPHLGINIEKINSNKRVKTTFNVCNFSTKSIEAIPNEWVSEDHLIAGISLPIFMPAIQIGESWYTDAVWIKDANLMEAVSQGANELWLVWAIGNSPTYLQGAFHQYVHMIEMSASGGLLEEFKQIELISKNTKKKSGNENSIDFIKLFVFKSKIALPLDPDFFMNKINARELINMGYAQAKEYLDKRPLEGEKMDVSSTANQESQYIYSFRAIFSGNVEWGSKLQKIKFAVFFRFAEFQGFNLLESYSSLILKNGNEDIPTFRNQISNSKVKEGNLLIIKSQILIDSNLHTMECSIILTTYWEILLGLSFKQISFRLYDENSKLKVDSILYQSILDRFKSLYYSTLTSVLPRKGGIKKYLSVIKNFIAYEI; encoded by the coding sequence ATGAAAATTAAAAGGTCTTTAATTTTAGCAGGAGGGGGGCTAAGAGTAGCCTATCAGGCAGGTGTGTTAATGGCACTTCAAGAAGAAGGGATTGAATTTGATCACCTTGATGGGACATCCGGAGGAATTTTCAATGCAGGTATGCTGGCAAGCGGTTTGGAACCAAAAGAGATTGCCAAGAGATGGAGGTCTTTGAAATTAATGAACTTTGTCTCCGGAAAAAATGCAAAAAGTTACCTCAGGCCTTTTAAAATGAAGGGATTTGCTGATGCAGATAATATCAGGACGAAAGTTTTTCCGCATCTGGGTATAAACATCGAGAAGATCAATTCGAATAAAAGAGTCAAAACAACATTCAACGTCTGCAATTTTTCTACTAAATCAATCGAAGCGATCCCCAATGAATGGGTGTCGGAGGACCATTTGATAGCAGGTATTTCCCTTCCCATTTTTATGCCGGCCATCCAAATAGGAGAATCATGGTACACAGATGCAGTTTGGATCAAAGATGCCAACCTGATGGAGGCAGTCAGCCAAGGTGCAAATGAGCTTTGGTTGGTTTGGGCAATTGGAAACAGCCCCACATATCTTCAAGGTGCCTTTCACCAATATGTACATATGATCGAAATGAGTGCAAGTGGGGGACTTTTGGAAGAATTTAAACAAATTGAACTCATCAGCAAAAACACCAAAAAAAAGTCAGGGAATGAAAATTCAATTGATTTTATAAAGCTCTTTGTATTCAAATCGAAAATTGCATTGCCCCTAGATCCTGATTTTTTTATGAATAAAATTAATGCAAGAGAACTGATCAATATGGGTTATGCCCAAGCGAAGGAATACTTGGATAAAAGGCCTTTGGAAGGGGAAAAAATGGATGTTTCCAGTACTGCAAACCAAGAGTCTCAGTATATCTACAGCTTCCGTGCGATATTTAGCGGAAATGTTGAATGGGGTTCAAAATTGCAAAAAATTAAATTTGCCGTTTTTTTTAGATTTGCTGAATTTCAAGGTTTTAACCTTCTTGAATCTTATTCAAGTCTTATTTTGAAGAATGGAAATGAGGATATTCCGACATTCCGCAATCAAATTTCAAACTCAAAGGTAAAGGAAGGAAATTTATTAATTATCAAGTCACAGATTTTGATTGATTCCAATTTGCATACAATGGAATGTTCTATAATACTAACCACTTATTGGGAGATTCTTCTTGGCTTAAGTTTTAAGCAGATATCTTTTCGATTGTATGATGAAAATAGTAAATTAAAAGTCGACAGCATTTTATATCAATCCATATTGGACCGATTTAAATCTTTATATTACAGTACATTAACAAGTGTTTTGCCAAGAAAAGGCGGTATAAAGAAATATCTTTCAGTCATTAAAAACTTTATTGCTTATGAAATTTGA
- a CDS encoding acetoacetate decarboxylase family protein yields MPPKRIKQYEGRYALVDGIPYQMPVSARNSPAIMAGFTCDWEKANALLPGNEIHALKLPNGKAALLITVIDYVETSIGKYIEYSIAIGCTKGAKPAPRILNSMMLKKYGTGQFILDLPVSSEVSVKGGKGIWGMPKHIANLDFKITETTISSQYEKDGQFAFRIEIERPKSPSIRLKVGATNYCRFRNMLMASYIYFDTKAGINLFGKAKANLYIGDHPNVSFLKDIDINPDPFFTVFMPKTTGILDDHFESWFMTYDELPKEMPEGLESIIDLGLGEDWLPDPSITEYEKYKIR; encoded by the coding sequence ATGCCACCTAAAAGGATCAAACAATATGAGGGCAGATACGCTCTGGTAGATGGAATACCTTATCAAATGCCCGTCAGTGCTCGTAATTCACCGGCGATAATGGCGGGATTTACCTGTGACTGGGAAAAAGCCAATGCACTGCTACCAGGAAATGAAATTCATGCCTTGAAATTGCCAAATGGAAAAGCTGCGCTTTTGATCACTGTAATAGACTATGTGGAAACCAGTATCGGCAAATATATTGAATACAGCATTGCAATAGGTTGTACCAAAGGTGCCAAACCCGCGCCCCGTATCCTTAATTCCATGATGCTCAAAAAATATGGGACAGGCCAATTTATCCTTGATTTACCGGTAAGCTCGGAAGTATCTGTAAAAGGTGGAAAAGGAATATGGGGCATGCCCAAGCATATTGCCAACTTGGATTTTAAGATTACAGAGACAACCATAAGCAGCCAATATGAAAAAGATGGACAGTTTGCTTTCAGAATTGAGATTGAAAGACCTAAAAGTCCTTCAATTAGATTGAAAGTCGGAGCTACCAATTATTGTAGATTTAGAAACATGCTCATGGCTTCATACATTTATTTTGATACCAAAGCAGGGATCAATTTATTTGGAAAAGCTAAAGCCAACTTATATATAGGTGACCATCCCAATGTTTCTTTCCTTAAGGATATAGATATCAATCCGGATCCATTTTTTACAGTATTTATGCCAAAAACCACAGGTATCCTTGATGATCATTTTGAATCCTGGTTTATGACTTATGATGAGCTTCCAAAGGAAATGCCGGAAGGATTGGAAAGTATCATAGACCTTGGACTTGGAGAGGACTGGCTTCCGGATCCCTCTATTACCGAATACGAAAAATACAAAATCCGATAA
- a CDS encoding Gfo/Idh/MocA family protein, protein MTRKINAAIVGTGFIGPAHLEALRRLPNVDVVALCEVNIELAKEKAEILGIPNAYTFEEMLQRPEIDVVHICTPNFLHFSQSKAALLAGKHVVCEKPLATKIEEAIELVALAKEKGLVNAVHFNLRYYPMVRQMKTMREKGDLGEIYSIMGSYLQDWLFLQTDYNWRLEPDKSGDSRAIADIGSHLLDLTEYVTGLKVTEVMSDFSTVHKTRLKPLKAIETYSDSKLNKEDYQEVPINTEDHATVMLRFDNGNKGSVTVSQVNAGRKNRLNIEIAGSKANFEWCSERPNEMWIGKRETANQHLMKDPSLFTKEAAGLISFPGGHNEGFPDTSKQMFKEVYAAVREGKQPEKPSFPTFKDGMRELLICERIIESHRKQAWVKI, encoded by the coding sequence ATGACCAGAAAAATAAATGCAGCCATTGTTGGGACCGGCTTTATAGGTCCTGCCCACCTGGAAGCACTTAGAAGGCTCCCAAATGTAGATGTTGTTGCTCTTTGTGAAGTAAATATTGAATTGGCAAAAGAAAAGGCTGAAATTCTAGGAATTCCCAATGCCTATACTTTTGAGGAAATGCTTCAAAGACCGGAAATTGATGTGGTACATATTTGCACACCCAACTTCCTGCATTTTTCCCAATCAAAAGCAGCGTTATTGGCAGGAAAGCATGTAGTGTGCGAAAAACCACTGGCCACCAAAATTGAAGAAGCTATTGAATTGGTTGCCCTGGCAAAAGAAAAGGGATTGGTGAATGCTGTTCATTTCAATTTGCGTTATTATCCCATGGTGCGTCAAATGAAAACCATGAGAGAAAAAGGTGATTTGGGAGAAATTTACAGTATCATGGGATCTTATCTTCAGGATTGGCTTTTTCTACAGACAGACTATAACTGGAGACTGGAACCCGATAAATCCGGTGACTCCAGGGCGATTGCAGATATCGGCTCTCATTTATTGGATTTGACAGAGTATGTAACCGGTCTTAAAGTGACAGAAGTTATGTCAGATTTTTCTACTGTCCACAAAACCAGACTAAAGCCACTAAAAGCCATTGAGACATATTCTGATTCAAAACTTAATAAGGAAGACTACCAGGAAGTACCCATAAATACAGAAGATCATGCTACAGTGATGTTGCGTTTTGACAATGGCAATAAAGGTTCAGTTACAGTCTCACAAGTCAATGCCGGACGTAAAAACAGATTGAACATTGAAATTGCAGGTTCCAAAGCCAATTTTGAGTGGTGTTCTGAGCGACCCAATGAAATGTGGATAGGGAAAAGAGAAACAGCCAATCAACATCTCATGAAAGATCCTTCCTTATTTACCAAAGAAGCTGCCGGACTGATCAGTTTTCCCGGAGGACACAATGAAGGTTTTCCGGATACTTCCAAACAAATGTTCAAAGAAGTATATGCAGCCGTTCGGGAAGGTAAACAACCGGAAAAACCATCCTTCCCAACTTTCAAGGATGGAATGAGGGAATTGTTAATTTGTGAAAGAATCATCGAAAGCCACAGAAAACAAGCATGGGTGAAGATTTAA
- a CDS encoding SDR family NAD(P)-dependent oxidoreductase, translating into MKDFALITGASQGLGKSFVLECAKRKMDILMVSLPKSGLSELKEFIEENFGVFIDCLEVDLTDPNSSSALIEYVKCKEYPVSLLINNAGLGGNFYFGLEDFSLFDRMIQLNIKALTQITHGMIPILEKRQASYILNVSSMSIHFAGPYKQVYGATKSFIFYFSNSLSIELAEKNIHVSVLCPAGINSNQKMIKIHEQCNFFQKISILDPDEVAEYSIKKTLEGKTVIIPGKIVNLYFLFSKLIPSSIKRWMINSTNQRLIRSQNTLKEIQKI; encoded by the coding sequence ATGAAAGATTTTGCCCTTATAACCGGAGCGAGTCAGGGATTGGGAAAATCCTTTGTTTTGGAATGTGCCAAAAGAAAAATGGATATACTGATGGTATCCCTTCCCAAATCAGGACTATCTGAACTTAAAGAATTTATAGAAGAGAATTTCGGTGTTTTTATTGATTGTTTGGAAGTTGATTTAACAGATCCTAATAGCAGTTCTGCACTGATTGAATATGTTAAATGTAAAGAATACCCGGTTTCCTTACTGATCAACAATGCTGGCTTAGGCGGGAATTTTTATTTCGGGTTGGAAGATTTTTCCCTGTTTGATCGGATGATTCAACTGAATATTAAGGCCTTGACACAGATTACCCATGGAATGATTCCCATTTTGGAAAAAAGACAAGCTTCCTATATTCTAAATGTCAGCAGTATGTCCATACATTTTGCCGGCCCTTACAAACAAGTGTATGGTGCTACCAAATCATTCATTTTTTACTTCTCCAACAGTCTCTCTATTGAACTTGCAGAAAAAAACATCCATGTTAGTGTTCTTTGCCCGGCCGGAATTAATTCGAATCAAAAGATGATTAAAATCCATGAACAATGTAATTTTTTTCAAAAGATTTCAATATTGGATCCTGATGAAGTCGCTGAGTATTCCATTAAAAAAACATTGGAAGGAAAAACCGTAATCATTCCTGGAAAAATAGTCAACCTATATTTTTTATTTTCAAAATTGATACCTTCAAGTATCAAAAGATGGATGATAAACTCAACAAATCAGAGATTGATTCGGTCACAGAATACTTTAAAGGAAATTCAAAAAATTTAA
- a CDS encoding DUF2911 domain-containing protein, whose amino-acid sequence MKNKIFAKVSIMTMTFALIAALAIAQDDKPSPARTAEGTIKGAKITINYSSPAVKGRVIWGDLVPLGQVWRAGANDATTFETSKDIKVQGKTLPAGKYSIFIIPNEGESTLIFNKVAKQWGAYSYDESQDALRVSIPSNMGDKLEERLVYEVKSDGVEMRWEYYKSFAKIE is encoded by the coding sequence ATGAAAAACAAGATTTTTGCAAAGGTCAGTATCATGACAATGACCTTTGCCTTAATAGCTGCATTGGCTATTGCGCAAGACGATAAGCCAAGTCCTGCCAGAACTGCAGAAGGCACAATCAAAGGTGCCAAAATCACCATCAATTACAGCAGTCCTGCTGTCAAGGGCCGGGTCATTTGGGGAGATTTGGTTCCGCTTGGACAAGTTTGGCGAGCAGGTGCTAATGATGCAACTACATTCGAAACTTCAAAAGACATTAAAGTTCAAGGAAAAACCTTACCAGCCGGAAAATATTCCATTTTCATTATTCCTAATGAGGGTGAGTCCACTTTGATTTTCAATAAAGTCGCCAAACAATGGGGTGCATATTCCTATGATGAGAGTCAGGATGCACTCCGTGTTAGCATCCCTTCCAATATGGGAGACAAACTGGAGGAACGGTTGGTTTATGAAGTGAAATCTGATGGAGTAGAAATGCGATGGGAGTATTACAAAAGTTTTGCAAAAATTGAATAA